The DNA window GAGGATGTCCTGGCCGTGCACGTCCGCGGTCAGCGCCTCAATCGACGGATGCTCGACAACCACGGTGTCGCCGTGCTTCTTGAGCGCGGCGCGCAGCAGCGGACGCATGCCCGGGTTCACCGAGATGATCACGCGCTGGTTGTCCGTCGCGCCTTGCTTCACTGCCTGGCGCAGCGCCAGGTCGAGCTTGTCTTTGCGGGGACCGGCAAAAGCCGGCGACGCCATGAGCGTCACCATCGCCACTGCGGCCAGCGTGGAGACACAACTGCGGGGAGTCATTCGGGCCGTGCATGAGCAAGGGGCTGGCCAGCCTGGACCGTATCCGCACATAAGCTATTAACTTTATGCAGTCAAATAGCTTAGTGGTATTCGGTCAGGTGACCAGTGTGCGTGGTGTGCGCGCGACTGTGTGCTGAAATTGATCACCGCAAACGCGGCTTGTCAGTCAAATTCCTACAAACATCGTGTATCTATTGGGCGGAACAGGGGTGTTCCATCCTGGAGCATCGATCTCAGAATTGAACATGACGTCTTCGGTCGTAAGTGCCTGACACTGCTATGCTTACGGCCAATGACACTATCGCAATCGCGATCGCCGGCGCGAGCAGCCACGGGAACTCGCCGAACGCCCTTCCGCTGCCCGCCTCCTGCAGCATCGTCCCCCAGCTCGGGACCGGCTCGGCGAAGCCGAACCCCACGTACGACAGCGTCGCTTCGGCGAGGACGAAGGCGGGCACGAGCAGCGCGGCCTGCGTGGCGATGAAGCCGCGCGCGGCGGGCAGTACGTGCCGCACGATCACGCGCGCGGGGGTCGCGCCGGCGGCGCGCGCCGCCTCCGCGTACTGGCTGCGGCGCTCGGCGGCGACGATCGCGCGCACGCCGCGCGCGACGAGCGGCCAGCCGGCGAGCGCGAGCACGAGCGAGAGGCCGGCGAACACCTCGGCGGGCGCGAGCACGAGCGGCATCACCGCGCGCAGCGCGAGCACGACGTAAATCGCCGGCAGCACGAGCACGAGATCCGCCAGGCGCATCGCGGCCTCGTCTGCCAGCCCGCCGGCATAGCCCGCGATCGCGCCCGCCAGCGTGCCGACGAGCAGCGCGCCCAGCGTGGCGGCGAGCGCGATGCCGAGCGACGCGCGCGCGCCGTGAAGCAGCCGCGACCACACGTCGCGCCCGAGCGCGTCGGTGCCCAGGAGAAAGACAGGCTCACGGCTCGAGGCGCCGAGCGGGATCAGGCGCGTGCGGTCCTCGATGTAGCGGCGCTCGAGGCGATCGGCGAGGTGGAGCGGATAGACGAACGGCCGGTGCGGCGTCCACCGATCGTCGAACAGGTGCGGGCGCATCGGCGGCGCGTACGGGTACCCGGCGAACTGCTCGTGAGGATCGTGCCACGTGAGCGCAGGCGCGAACACGGCGCCGAGCGCCGCGAGGACGAGGATGGCGGCGCCGATCAGGGCAACAGGACGCCCGCTCATGATTCCCTCACCCTCGGGTCGAGCCACAGGTGCAGCAGGTCCGACAGCAGGATTGCGATCGCGAGGAGCACGGAGACCGCGGCGGCGCAGCCGGCGACGAGGAAGATGTCGCGCGAGCGGAGGCCGTCGGCCATCAGCACGCCGAGGCCCGGCCAGTCCGTCACGATCTCGACGACGAACGAGCCGCTGAGGAGCGAGCCGGCGATGATGCCGTAGACGCCGGCGAGCGGCGCGAGCGCCGCGCGCA is part of the Acidobacteriota bacterium genome and encodes:
- a CDS encoding ABC transporter permease — translated: MSGRPVALIGAAILVLAALGAVFAPALTWHDPHEQFAGYPYAPPMRPHLFDDRWTPHRPFVYPLHLADRLERRYIEDRTRLIPLGASSREPVFLLGTDALGRDVWSRLLHGARASLGIALAATLGALLVGTLAGAIAGYAGGLADEAAMRLADLVLVLPAIYVVLALRAVMPLVLAPAEVFAGLSLVLALAGWPLVARGVRAIVAAERRSQYAEAARAAGATPARVIVRHVLPAARGFIATQAALLVPAFVLAEATLSYVGFGFAEPVPSWGTMLQEAGSGRAFGEFPWLLAPAIAIAIVSLAVSIAVSGTYDRRRHVQF